The proteins below are encoded in one region of Kineococcus rhizosphaerae:
- a CDS encoding TetR/AcrR family transcriptional regulator: MSTGRVGRPRSRAVSEDGRTPRQEILDAAAALFAESGFAATSTRAIAESVGMRQASLYHHFAGKDEILLELLEASVRPTLDLVDAIRAAAPDAVAALHALVVADVGTVLAGPLGIAALYVAPETQHPRFAPFHEHRRQLGAVYTDLAAQVVPPGHPVTPEVVGATCLHLVEMAANLPRPPAGAPDLAEQIAAACLGAAGVRSPVAGRR; this comes from the coding sequence GTGAGCACGGGACGGGTGGGCCGGCCGCGCAGCCGCGCGGTCAGTGAGGACGGCCGCACCCCGCGCCAGGAGATCCTCGACGCCGCCGCGGCCCTGTTCGCCGAGTCGGGTTTCGCGGCGACGTCGACCCGCGCGATCGCCGAGAGCGTGGGGATGCGGCAGGCCTCGCTCTACCACCACTTCGCGGGCAAGGACGAGATCCTCCTCGAGCTCCTGGAGGCCTCCGTCCGGCCGACCCTCGACCTCGTCGACGCCATCCGGGCGGCCGCCCCCGACGCCGTCGCCGCGCTGCACGCACTCGTGGTGGCCGACGTGGGGACGGTGCTCGCCGGACCGCTGGGGATCGCCGCCCTGTACGTGGCGCCCGAGACGCAGCACCCGCGCTTCGCGCCGTTCCACGAGCACCGCCGCCAGCTCGGGGCCGTCTACACCGACCTGGCCGCCCAGGTCGTCCCGCCGGGGCACCCGGTGACGCCCGAGGTGGTCGGGGCCACCTGCCTGCACCTGGTCGAGATGGCCGCGAACCTGCCCCGGCCCCCCGCCGGGGCGCCGGACCTGGCGGAGCAGATCGCGGCCGCCTGCCTCGGCGCCGCCGGGGTGAGGTCCCCGGTCGCAGGACGTCGGTGA
- a CDS encoding methyl-accepting chemotaxis protein produces MRTPVKTLRDLTVTSKLFAGFGVVCLLLAGVVLLGVNRLGTSQATVSAMSSVVVPGVESIGEVKADFLASRLDLANAALTNDAAATQAAEAAMAADDQALDTAWARYLATYPVSTQADRDTFASTLSQFRASRQQLLTLAEKDDIVGFIRVREAETTPLAEKALTTINTIRAAEVANAVATSDHGASAYRTTVVVLIVLGALALVVAAVVAVVVSRSVSAPLARTLTVVRGLAEGRLDQRVGIQSKDEVGQLAAAVDATMERLTATMRRIAGNASTLAASSEELNAVATQLSSGAEEASTQAQVVSAATEEISANIGTVAAAGDQMSSAIREIATSTADASATAASAVAAASTAGETLDRLSASSREIGEVVKLITSIAEQTNLLALNATIEAARAGEMGKGFAVVAGEVKELAQQTARATEEIVGRVNATQTDAASAAAAITEITEVIARIDGLQATIAAAVEEQSATTSEMVRNVTEVSTGSQEIAANISGIAASAEQTTSGATHTATTAGEVSRTATELNDLVASFTLPR; encoded by the coding sequence ATGAGGACCCCCGTGAAGACCCTGCGCGACCTGACCGTCACCTCCAAGCTCTTCGCCGGTTTCGGCGTCGTCTGCCTCCTGCTCGCGGGGGTCGTCCTGCTGGGCGTCAACCGCCTCGGGACCTCGCAGGCCACGGTGTCGGCGATGTCCTCCGTCGTCGTGCCCGGGGTCGAGAGCATCGGGGAGGTCAAGGCCGACTTCCTGGCCTCCCGGCTGGACCTCGCGAACGCCGCGCTGACCAACGACGCGGCCGCCACGCAGGCCGCCGAGGCGGCGATGGCGGCCGACGACCAGGCGCTGGACACCGCGTGGGCGCGCTACCTGGCCACGTACCCGGTGTCCACGCAGGCGGACCGCGACACCTTCGCGAGCACGCTGAGCCAGTTCCGCGCCTCGCGCCAGCAGCTGCTCACGCTCGCCGAGAAGGACGACATCGTCGGCTTCATCCGGGTCCGGGAGGCCGAGACGACGCCCCTGGCCGAGAAGGCCCTCACGACCATCAACACCATCCGCGCCGCGGAGGTCGCCAACGCGGTCGCCACCTCCGACCACGGGGCCAGCGCCTACCGCACCACCGTCGTCGTCCTGATCGTGCTGGGTGCTCTCGCCCTGGTCGTGGCCGCGGTCGTGGCCGTGGTCGTGTCCCGCTCCGTCTCGGCCCCCCTGGCCCGCACCCTGACCGTCGTGCGCGGCCTGGCCGAAGGCCGCCTGGACCAGCGCGTCGGCATCCAGTCCAAGGACGAGGTCGGGCAACTCGCCGCCGCCGTCGACGCCACCATGGAGCGCCTGACGGCCACCATGCGCCGCATCGCCGGCAACGCCTCCACCCTGGCCGCCTCCTCGGAGGAGTTGAACGCCGTCGCCACCCAACTGTCCTCCGGTGCTGAGGAAGCCTCCACCCAGGCCCAGGTCGTCTCCGCAGCCACCGAGGAAATCTCGGCGAACATCGGGACCGTGGCCGCCGCCGGGGACCAGATGAGCTCAGCCATCCGCGAGATCGCCACCTCCACCGCCGACGCCTCGGCCACCGCCGCCTCCGCCGTGGCCGCCGCTTCCACCGCCGGGGAGACCCTGGACCGCCTGTCGGCCTCCTCCCGCGAGATCGGCGAGGTCGTCAAGCTCATCACCTCCATCGCCGAGCAGACCAACCTGCTGGCCCTGAACGCCACCATCGAAGCCGCCCGGGCCGGGGAGATGGGCAAGGGCTTCGCCGTCGTGGCCGGCGAGGTCAAGGAACTGGCCCAGCAGACCGCCCGCGCGACCGAGGAGATCGTGGGCCGCGTCAACGCGACCCAGACCGACGCGGCCTCGGCGGCGGCGGCGATCACCGAGATCACCGAGGTCATCGCCCGCATCGACGGCCTGCAGGCCACCATCGCCGCGGCGGTGGAGGAGCAGTCGGCCACGACGTCGGAGATGGTCCGCAACGTCACCGAGGTGTCCACCGGGTCGCAGGAGATCGCGGCGAACATCTCCGGGATCGCCGCCTCGGCCGAGCAGACCACGTCGGGGGCCACGCACACCGCGACCACCGCCGGTGAGGTCTCGCGCACCGCGACGGAACTGAACGACCTCGTCGCCAGTTTCACCCTGCCCCGCTGA
- a CDS encoding fibronectin type III domain-containing protein — protein sequence MNRWKAVIAAASAAVALVATGGHAAAAPTDPAVGRERVIVQLKARADVQSVADQQGRGGGRVRHVYEHVLDGFAAELPAQAVAALRKNPKVESVTPDVQTHGSTTQVDPPWGLDRIDQRPTAPDGGYSYDTTGAGVTVYVVDSGIRFSHTEFGGRASSGYDFVDGDSDASDCAGHGTHVAGTIGGRTYGVAKDVRLVSLRVFACTNGGWSSDTIAAFDWAVAHKQGPSVINYSGSGGADDLTDEAAARATAAGIPVVVAAANDNTDACTKSPARAPSAITVAASDSSDVRAWFSNYGPCVDLFAPGVSVLSSTMDSDTSSGYMSGTSMATPHVAGAVARYLQSNPSASVAQVTDALRSSATTGVVVDPQSANSGLLHVAPPAATVPGAATTVSAAQVGTTQTATLSWAPPASDGGSAITGYRVSRNGTDTNGTGPWSTTVSAATRSFSFGALAYGSSYTFTVAALNAVGTGTSTSAAPVTITRPATTVPGAPTTVSAAQAGTTQTATLSWAPPASDGGSAVTGYQVSRNGTDTNGTGPWSTTVSATARTFSFGSLAYGSSYTFTVAALNAVGTGTSTSAAPVTITRPATTVPGAPTTVSAAQVGTSQSATLSWAPPASDGGSAITGYRVSRNGTDTNGTGPWSTTVSAATRSFTFGALAYGSSYTFTVAAINAVGTGTSTSPAAVTVKRATVPDAPTGVSAARGNASASVSWTAPSWPGTSAITGYRIRRYAGTSTTVQATTTVAASARSFTATGLTNGTGYSFDVTAVNASGLGAVSARTAVVTPATVPGAPVVGTATSGASGGSITATATWSAPASSGGSSITGYRVSALRMSSSGTVLGTTVSSTQPASARSLSMTLPQTGTYRFTVQALNAVGAGSQSARSNAVTGQ from the coding sequence ATGAATCGTTGGAAAGCGGTGATCGCTGCGGCGAGCGCAGCGGTAGCTCTGGTGGCGACCGGGGGGCACGCAGCTGCGGCTCCGACCGACCCGGCGGTGGGGCGGGAACGAGTGATCGTCCAGCTCAAGGCCCGCGCCGATGTCCAGTCGGTCGCCGACCAGCAAGGCCGTGGCGGGGGCAGGGTGCGGCACGTGTACGAGCACGTGCTCGACGGCTTCGCGGCGGAACTCCCCGCCCAGGCGGTCGCAGCGCTGCGCAAGAACCCGAAGGTCGAGTCCGTGACTCCCGACGTGCAGACCCACGGTTCCACGACGCAGGTCGACCCGCCCTGGGGGCTGGACCGCATCGACCAGCGACCCACCGCACCGGACGGCGGGTACTCCTACGACACGACCGGTGCCGGGGTCACCGTGTACGTCGTGGACTCGGGCATCCGGTTCAGCCACACCGAGTTCGGTGGCCGGGCCAGCAGCGGGTACGACTTCGTCGACGGCGACTCCGACGCCTCCGACTGCGCCGGACACGGGACGCACGTCGCAGGCACCATCGGCGGTCGCACCTACGGCGTCGCCAAGGACGTCCGGCTGGTGTCCCTGCGCGTCTTCGCCTGCACCAACGGCGGCTGGAGCAGCGACACCATCGCGGCCTTCGACTGGGCGGTCGCCCACAAGCAGGGGCCTTCCGTCATCAATTACAGCGGCAGTGGTGGGGCCGACGACCTCACCGACGAGGCAGCGGCCCGTGCGACGGCCGCGGGCATCCCCGTCGTCGTCGCCGCGGCGAACGACAACACTGACGCCTGCACCAAGAGCCCCGCCAGAGCGCCCTCGGCGATCACGGTCGCGGCCTCCGACTCCAGCGACGTGCGCGCCTGGTTCTCCAACTACGGGCCCTGCGTCGACCTCTTCGCCCCGGGGGTCTCGGTGCTGTCGAGCACGATGGACTCCGACACCTCCAGCGGGTACATGAGCGGCACGTCGATGGCCACACCGCACGTGGCCGGGGCCGTCGCGCGCTACCTGCAGAGCAACCCCAGCGCGTCGGTGGCGCAGGTGACCGACGCCTTGAGGTCGTCGGCGACCACCGGCGTCGTCGTCGATCCCCAGTCGGCGAACAGCGGCCTGCTGCACGTCGCCCCTCCCGCCGCGACCGTTCCGGGCGCCGCGACGACGGTGAGCGCCGCCCAGGTCGGCACGACGCAGACCGCGACGTTGTCGTGGGCGCCACCGGCGAGCGACGGCGGCTCGGCGATCACCGGCTACCGGGTCTCGCGCAACGGCACCGACACCAACGGCACCGGACCGTGGTCGACGACCGTGTCCGCCGCCACGCGCAGCTTCAGCTTCGGCGCCCTGGCCTACGGGTCCAGCTACACCTTCACCGTCGCCGCCCTCAACGCCGTCGGCACCGGAACCAGCACCTCAGCCGCACCGGTGACCATCACCCGACCCGCCACGACCGTTCCCGGGGCACCGACGACGGTGAGCGCCGCTCAGGCGGGCACGACGCAGACCGCGACGTTGTCGTGGGCGCCACCGGCGAGCGACGGCGGTTCCGCCGTCACCGGCTACCAGGTCTCGCGCAACGGCACCGACACCAACGGCACCGGCCCCTGGTCCACGACCGTGTCCGCGACGGCACGGACGTTCTCCTTCGGTTCCCTCGCCTACGGCTCCAGCTACACCTTCACCGTCGCCGCCCTCAACGCCGTCGGCACCGGAACCAGCACCTCAGCCGCACCGGTGACCATCACCCGACCGGCCACGACCGTTCCCGGCGCACCGACGACGGTGAGTGCCGCCCAGGTGGGTACCTCCCAGAGCGCCACCCTGTCGTGGGCGCCCCCGGCGAGCGACGGAGGCTCGGCCATCACCGGCTACCGGGTCTCGCGCAACGGCACCGACACCAACGGCACCGGACCGTGGTCGACGACCGTGTCCGCCGCCACGCGCAGCTTCACCTTCGGCGCCCTGGCCTACGGGTCCAGCTACACCTTCACCGTCGCCGCGATCAACGCCGTCGGCACCGGAACCAGCACCTCACCGGCCGCGGTGACCGTGAAGCGCGCCACCGTCCCGGACGCACCCACCGGCGTCAGCGCCGCGCGGGGCAACGCGTCGGCGAGCGTGAGCTGGACCGCACCGTCGTGGCCGGGAACCTCCGCCATCACCGGCTACCGGATCCGCCGCTACGCCGGCACCAGCACCACCGTGCAGGCCACCACCACCGTGGCGGCCAGTGCCCGCAGCTTCACCGCCACCGGGCTGACCAACGGGACGGGCTACAGCTTCGACGTCACCGCCGTCAACGCTTCGGGCCTCGGCGCGGTGTCCGCCCGCACCGCGGTGGTGACGCCGGCCACGGTGCCGGGAGCACCGGTCGTCGGGACGGCGACCTCGGGAGCCTCCGGGGGCAGCATCACCGCGACCGCGACCTGGAGCGCCCCCGCGAGCAGCGGCGGCAGCTCGATCACCGGTTACCGGGTCAGCGCGTTGCGGATGAGCTCCTCGGGAACGGTGCTGGGCACCACCGTCTCCTCGACGCAACCGGCCTCGGCCAGGTCGCTGTCGATGACCCTCCCCCAGACCGGCACCTACCGGTTCACCGTCCAGGCCCTCAACGCCGTCGGGGCCGGCAGCCAGTCCGCCCGCTCCAACGCCGTCACCGGTCAGTAG
- a CDS encoding phosphatase PAP2 family protein, translated as MTGRHDDPDAALDDGRAQDFVGSRDLTRWPTAAGRRLAGATLAAGHRLAPHQVLLLTLLIGLGLTAALAATTDAVYDSVVEDDGVARLDHPVLALAVHHRTPLLDTWVTGFTHVGGPVGAPVLAVAAAVGFSLAWRSRTPAVLTVATMLGSLLLTVAGKDAVTRARPPHVDAVPPYEWGFSFPSGHALNAVALAGIVAYLLLRRLRRAWARRLTVALAIVYAAAMGLSRVFLGHHWLTDVLVGWVLGLAWLSVVITSHRLFLTVRRARAR; from the coding sequence GTGACAGGCCGGCACGACGACCCGGACGCAGCGCTCGACGACGGCCGCGCGCAGGACTTCGTCGGCTCCCGGGACCTGACCCGCTGGCCCACCGCCGCCGGTCGCCGCCTGGCGGGCGCGACCCTCGCGGCCGGGCACCGGCTGGCCCCGCACCAGGTGCTCCTGCTCACCCTGCTGATCGGCCTCGGGCTGACGGCGGCGCTGGCCGCGACGACGGACGCCGTCTACGACAGCGTCGTCGAGGACGACGGGGTCGCGCGGCTGGACCACCCCGTCCTGGCCCTGGCGGTGCACCACCGCACCCCGCTGCTGGACACCTGGGTGACGGGTTTCACCCACGTCGGCGGGCCGGTGGGGGCGCCGGTCCTGGCGGTGGCGGCCGCGGTCGGCTTCTCCCTGGCCTGGCGCAGCCGGACCCCGGCGGTCCTGACGGTGGCGACGATGCTCGGCTCGCTCCTGCTCACCGTCGCCGGCAAGGACGCGGTGACGCGGGCACGCCCCCCGCACGTCGACGCGGTCCCGCCCTACGAGTGGGGTTTCTCCTTCCCCAGCGGGCACGCGCTGAACGCCGTGGCGCTGGCGGGGATCGTGGCCTACCTCCTGCTGCGGCGGCTGCGCCGGGCGTGGGCGCGGCGGCTGACCGTCGCGCTCGCCATCGTCTACGCCGCGGCGATGGGGCTGAGCCGGGTGTTCCTAGGGCACCACTGGCTCACCGACGTGCTCGTCGGCTGGGTGCTCGGCCTGGCGTGGCTCAGCGTCGTCATCACGTCGCACCGGCTGTTCCTCACGGTGCGCCGGGCCCGCGCGCGCTGA